A genomic region of Alistipes megaguti contains the following coding sequences:
- a CDS encoding putative porin, with amino-acid sequence MSGLTKRILPLLLLGLLMAVPAALHAQGFDASTLRRAMQNGQSGALYGSNPYEQTEDDEEGQQQQDTTKKERKIRKPLESYFFNDSIRALNNFMWHVKRDFNRVEIGPLDTTLTDYRIDYPFYREDVGDIAQGALGQTSLPLNYFRRPQFFDFSFASPYYAYTYDMENVPFYNTKRPMIRMSYAESGQKRYREENFGIMVAQNISPTTGFNVDYKSRGTRGLYLWSRTKNHNLSLAFSHTGRRYSVHAAYYNNHIEQQENGGVVGKWAIADTTFSMPSGVPMRLADAEAKNVYRNNGFFLTQSYGIPLQRLTESDFSMAGLSAVYIGHSFEYSSWSKIYTDLNKPYTNERDHRDENGQFVSAEHNYYDHWYINPVETRDSIYERVISNRVFVQAQPWDRNGVVGTIDAGVGLDLHTYSQFKLDDYLTGRYTTERKTSWFAYGSVSGKIKKYVDWDGNLKFYPSGYRGGDLSVGAHLALTGYLRGHPLILEGRFTMERRSPTYWQENLFSNHYIWDTPLNKENETRLEVKFSVPDYAFEVGAWQGVVTNKIYYGSDSNVAQDNGSVSLTSVYARKDFRLGGLHLDHRVLLQWSTNQEVVPVPLLSAFLSYYYEFWVVRDVLRLQIGLDGRYNTRYYAPGYNPALSVYYNQREEEVGNYPYLDAFVMAKWKRMRIFLKYQHVNKGLFGNGEYFSAARYPLNPGMFKIGISWGFYD; translated from the coding sequence ATGTCGGGACTTACGAAGCGCATATTGCCCTTGCTGCTGCTCGGTCTGCTGATGGCCGTCCCCGCGGCGCTGCACGCCCAGGGCTTCGATGCCAGCACCCTGCGGCGGGCCATGCAGAACGGACAGAGCGGTGCGCTCTACGGCTCGAACCCCTACGAACAGACCGAGGACGACGAAGAGGGCCAGCAACAGCAGGACACCACCAAAAAGGAACGGAAAATCCGCAAGCCGTTGGAGTCCTATTTCTTCAACGACTCGATCCGCGCGCTGAATAACTTCATGTGGCACGTGAAGCGCGATTTCAACCGCGTGGAGATCGGCCCGTTGGATACCACCCTGACCGATTACCGGATCGACTATCCGTTCTATCGCGAGGATGTGGGCGACATCGCCCAGGGCGCGCTGGGACAAACGTCACTGCCGCTCAACTACTTCCGACGGCCGCAGTTCTTTGACTTCAGTTTTGCGAGTCCCTACTACGCGTACACCTACGATATGGAGAACGTCCCCTTCTACAACACGAAGCGGCCGATGATCCGGATGAGTTACGCGGAGTCGGGCCAGAAGCGTTACCGCGAGGAGAATTTCGGCATCATGGTGGCCCAGAACATCTCGCCGACGACGGGCTTCAACGTCGACTACAAGTCGCGCGGCACCCGCGGACTCTACCTCTGGTCGCGGACCAAGAACCACAACCTCTCGCTGGCCTTCAGCCATACGGGACGCCGTTATTCGGTTCATGCGGCTTACTACAACAACCACATCGAACAGCAGGAAAACGGCGGCGTGGTGGGCAAATGGGCCATCGCCGACACGACGTTCAGCATGCCCTCGGGCGTACCGATGCGTCTGGCCGATGCCGAGGCGAAGAATGTCTACCGCAACAACGGCTTCTTCCTGACGCAGTCCTACGGTATTCCGCTGCAGCGTCTGACCGAGAGTGACTTTTCGATGGCCGGTCTGTCGGCCGTCTACATCGGCCACTCGTTCGAGTACAGTTCGTGGAGCAAGATCTATACGGATCTGAACAAGCCCTACACCAACGAGCGCGACCATCGCGACGAGAACGGACAGTTCGTCTCCGCGGAACACAACTACTACGACCACTGGTACATCAATCCGGTGGAGACGCGCGACTCGATCTACGAACGGGTCATCTCCAACCGGGTCTTCGTCCAGGCGCAGCCCTGGGACCGGAACGGCGTGGTCGGAACGATTGACGCGGGTGTGGGCCTCGACCTGCACACCTACTCGCAATTCAAACTGGACGATTACCTGACGGGGCGTTATACGACCGAACGCAAGACCAGCTGGTTTGCCTACGGCTCCGTCAGCGGCAAGATAAAGAAGTATGTCGACTGGGACGGGAACCTGAAGTTCTACCCGTCGGGATACAGAGGCGGAGACCTGAGCGTGGGAGCGCACCTCGCTCTGACGGGTTATCTCCGCGGACACCCCCTGATTCTCGAAGGCCGCTTCACGATGGAGCGCCGCTCGCCAACCTACTGGCAGGAGAATCTATTCTCGAACCATTATATATGGGACACTCCTTTGAACAAGGAGAATGAGACTCGGTTGGAGGTCAAGTTTTCGGTTCCCGACTACGCATTCGAAGTCGGAGCCTGGCAGGGCGTCGTGACGAACAAGATCTACTACGGATCGGACAGCAACGTCGCCCAGGACAATGGAAGCGTAAGCCTCACGAGCGTGTATGCCCGCAAGGATTTCCGCCTCGGCGGACTTCATTTGGACCACAGGGTATTGTTGCAGTGGAGCACGAATCAAGAGGTTGTGCCCGTGCCGCTTCTGAGCGCCTTCCTGTCGTATTACTACGAATTCTGGGTGGTGCGCGACGTACTGCGCCTGCAGATCGGACTCGACGGACGCTATAACACGCGTTACTATGCGCCCGGCTACAATCCGGCACTGTCGGTGTACTACAACCAGCGCGAAGAGGAGGTGGGAAACTATCCCTACCTGGACGCCTTCGTGATGGCGAAGTGGAAGAGAATGCGGATCTTCCTGAAATATCAGCATGTGAACAAGGGACTGTTCGGAAACGGAGAGTATTTCTCGGCAGCCCGTTACCCGCTCAATCCGGGTATGTTCAAGATCGGCATCTCCTGGGGATTCTATGATTAG
- a CDS encoding transglycosylase SLT domain-containing protein: MLKKTVLTFAFLTIFTTFYGFNAHFSAPVTDQSLNDEAEIGYAPLAEGKYVISAYDNLIRRISEEEGHDWRLMSAIAYHESRFMPDLTSRSGACGLMQIMPSVARHFEIPTERIADPATNIWLANKLMTEIQSTLRLPEGTPEKDRMSIVLASYNGGIGHVSDARRLARVHGEDPNSWEVVARYLTLKAEPEYYENEVVKCGRFTGSRQTLAYVDDVLGRYDKYCRIAGR; encoded by the coding sequence ATGCTGAAAAAGACGGTTTTAACGTTTGCGTTCTTAACCATTTTTACGACATTTTACGGCTTTAATGCCCACTTCAGCGCTCCCGTGACGGATCAGTCGCTGAACGATGAGGCCGAAATCGGCTATGCACCCCTTGCCGAGGGCAAGTATGTGATTTCGGCCTATGACAACCTGATTCGCCGTATCAGCGAGGAGGAGGGTCATGACTGGCGTCTGATGAGCGCCATTGCCTACCACGAATCGCGCTTCATGCCCGACCTTACGTCGCGCAGCGGGGCGTGCGGACTGATGCAGATCATGCCCTCGGTGGCCCGCCATTTCGAGATCCCGACCGAACGGATCGCCGATCCCGCAACCAATATCTGGCTGGCCAACAAACTGATGACGGAGATTCAGTCGACCCTCCGACTCCCGGAGGGGACCCCTGAGAAGGACCGTATGAGCATCGTGCTGGCCTCCTACAACGGAGGAATCGGCCATGTGAGCGATGCGCGGCGCCTGGCCCGCGTGCACGGCGAGGACCCCAACTCGTGGGAGGTGGTGGCTCGCTATCTGACGCTGAAGGCCGAGCCCGAATACTATGAGAACGAGGTGGTCAAGTGCGGCCGGTTTACCGGCAGCCGTCAGACCCTGGCTTATGTGGATGATGTGTTAGGACGCTACGACAAGTACTGTCGCATTGCCGGGAGGTAA
- the murF gene encoding UDP-N-acetylmuramoyl-tripeptide--D-alanyl-D-alanine ligase, with protein MSDLYELFRSHPHVSTDTRRIEPDSIFFALRGANFDGNRFAAEALEKGAAAAVIDDPAALADPRMRLVDNTLTALQELARQHRRTLGIPILAISGSSGKTTTKELIARVLAARYRVYATQGNLNNHIGVPLTLLAMPPETEFGIVEMGASAQGEIAQLASIAEPDYGLLTNIGRAHLGGFGGPEGVRRGKGELFDYLAAHGGRAFVLSDDETLNSMAAERESLAVEYYPASLADGFETHLEGNYNRFNVAAAVAVGRWFGVSDQKIHRAVADYVPDNHRSQRIETRRNTVIADCYNANPGSMRAAIENLLAEELGERKHRVLILGDMLELGEWSLSEHGTIIRQAARDPEAELILVGGEFARAYAALPEKPARVTLCPSCEELRHLLQTAPVDDALVLVKGSHGIGLEKILDLL; from the coding sequence ATATCTGATCTCTACGAACTCTTCCGTTCGCATCCGCACGTCTCGACCGACACGCGGCGCATCGAGCCCGATTCGATCTTCTTCGCCCTCAGGGGGGCCAACTTTGACGGCAACCGCTTTGCCGCCGAGGCGCTCGAAAAGGGGGCCGCGGCAGCCGTCATCGACGATCCGGCGGCGCTCGCCGACCCGCGCATGAGGCTGGTCGACAACACACTGACGGCCCTTCAGGAGCTGGCCCGACAGCACCGCCGCACGCTCGGCATTCCGATTCTGGCCATCTCGGGCAGCAGCGGCAAAACCACCACCAAGGAGCTCATTGCCCGCGTGCTGGCCGCCCGTTACAGGGTCTACGCCACGCAGGGCAATCTGAACAACCACATCGGCGTGCCGCTGACGCTGCTCGCAATGCCCCCCGAAACGGAATTCGGCATCGTCGAGATGGGGGCCAGCGCCCAGGGTGAAATCGCACAGCTGGCTTCGATCGCCGAACCGGACTACGGCCTGCTGACCAACATCGGACGGGCCCATCTCGGCGGTTTCGGCGGCCCGGAAGGGGTGCGGCGCGGCAAGGGCGAACTGTTCGACTATCTGGCCGCACACGGCGGCCGCGCCTTCGTCCTCTCGGACGACGAAACGCTCAACTCGATGGCCGCCGAACGCGAATCGTTGGCCGTGGAGTACTATCCGGCATCGCTGGCCGACGGCTTCGAGACCCATCTGGAGGGTAACTACAACCGCTTCAACGTGGCAGCAGCCGTGGCCGTGGGACGCTGGTTCGGGGTCTCCGATCAGAAGATCCACCGCGCCGTGGCCGACTACGTGCCGGACAACCACCGCTCGCAACGCATCGAAACCCGTCGCAATACGGTCATCGCCGACTGCTACAACGCCAACCCGGGCAGCATGCGCGCCGCCATCGAGAATCTCCTTGCGGAGGAGCTCGGCGAACGCAAACACCGCGTGTTGATTCTGGGCGACATGCTCGAGCTGGGCGAATGGTCGCTCTCCGAACACGGCACCATCATCCGGCAGGCGGCCCGGGACCCCGAGGCCGAACTGATCCTCGTCGGCGGGGAGTTTGCCCGGGCCTATGCGGCTCTGCCGGAAAAACCGGCCCGCGTGACGCTCTGCCCTTCGTGCGAAGAGTTGCGCCACCTGCTGCAGACGGCGCCCGTCGACGATGCGCTGGTGCTCGTCAAGGGCTCGCACGGCATCGGTCTGGAGAAGATCCTCGATCTTCTATAG
- a CDS encoding DUF4493 domain-containing protein: MKRLLTYLIPAMALMLGACSKQGDELAPETSAGTLTMRISTRAEAAGDGSYDPMEHLVVRIYNANGELIRKYASKEELPERLELIAGQYRVAVEAGEAVEASFTQRLYKGEEPFTVTAGKNTPVEVKCTLQNTAVATLFEESVAENFGSEFEVRVMAGDTFDADRTDAASTLRYTGDATGYFTLGEGVSSLSWRFRGEHPSRGTIEKSGTITDVKAPGRYTLTFRFSPDLPGFIDAVAIRVVDKTDDFDDTIIWSPDPTIKGDGFELSEKQQYTGGEKRFQITTVKPTATARMNFNGKQYDLLSEASTPETAGLSVVKNAENALTVTLSEAFFAGCPGGDHPLRLEVADNGGGQGDAECIFTLQGVLTPSAADCNLWNNTVTLRALVFDPAVSSVTFGLRSKGGQWQETAGSNTGDGTWSATFGAEWEESVNENAQTVYTPKAGTGVWADAEYECRVVIDGQESLATFSTAGGQSIPDGDMENGSLSCFTINNQNTSFWGSGNNNNTSSLCTQGAIDGNHYANMQSTYYIAAMAAGNLFAGTFRMSGTTGTVGFGQPYSYTARPRALRLNYHAQVGIVNNNGGNGPLAIDGQDRARIYVAIVDWSARHEVSSTFNILGSCTNSGTWDPTNGAETVSEGRILGYGSLWIEQSTEGNALVSSQDALRIYWYDKEAPAPGGNYTLVISCAANAYGDYFNGCDKNHLWVDDFQWVY, translated from the coding sequence ATGAAACGATTATTGACATACCTGATTCCGGCCATGGCGCTGATGTTGGGCGCCTGCTCGAAGCAGGGCGACGAACTCGCCCCGGAGACTTCGGCCGGAACCCTCACGATGCGGATCTCCACCCGTGCGGAGGCCGCCGGCGACGGTTCGTATGACCCGATGGAGCACCTCGTCGTGCGGATCTACAACGCAAACGGCGAGCTGATCCGCAAATACGCCTCGAAGGAGGAGCTCCCGGAGCGGCTCGAGCTTATCGCCGGACAGTACCGCGTGGCGGTCGAGGCCGGTGAGGCGGTCGAGGCCTCGTTCACGCAGCGCCTCTACAAAGGCGAGGAGCCCTTCACCGTGACGGCCGGCAAGAATACGCCCGTCGAGGTGAAGTGCACGCTGCAGAATACGGCCGTGGCCACGCTCTTCGAGGAGAGTGTTGCCGAGAACTTCGGTTCGGAGTTCGAGGTGCGGGTGATGGCGGGCGACACCTTTGACGCCGACCGCACCGACGCTGCCTCGACGCTCCGCTACACGGGCGATGCGACCGGTTACTTCACCCTCGGCGAGGGGGTCAGCAGCCTCTCGTGGCGGTTCCGCGGCGAGCACCCCTCGCGCGGCACGATCGAAAAGAGCGGCACAATCACCGACGTGAAGGCCCCGGGCCGCTATACGCTGACATTCCGCTTCTCGCCCGACCTGCCGGGATTCATCGATGCGGTGGCCATCCGCGTCGTCGATAAGACCGACGATTTCGACGATACGATCATCTGGAGCCCCGATCCCACGATCAAGGGCGACGGGTTCGAACTCTCGGAGAAACAACAGTACACGGGAGGCGAAAAACGATTCCAGATCACAACCGTCAAGCCGACGGCCACGGCCCGGATGAACTTCAACGGCAAGCAGTACGACCTGCTCTCCGAGGCTTCGACGCCCGAAACGGCCGGGCTGTCCGTGGTGAAGAACGCCGAAAACGCCCTTACGGTGACCCTTTCGGAGGCCTTCTTCGCCGGATGTCCGGGCGGCGACCATCCGCTGCGTCTGGAGGTGGCCGACAACGGCGGCGGACAGGGTGATGCGGAGTGCATCTTCACGCTGCAGGGCGTTCTGACTCCTTCCGCCGCGGATTGCAATCTGTGGAACAATACCGTCACGCTGCGGGCCCTGGTATTCGATCCGGCCGTATCGTCCGTCACGTTCGGCTTGCGCTCGAAAGGGGGCCAGTGGCAGGAGACGGCCGGTTCGAACACCGGCGACGGAACCTGGAGCGCCACGTTCGGCGCCGAATGGGAGGAATCGGTCAACGAAAACGCACAGACGGTCTATACACCCAAGGCCGGAACGGGCGTCTGGGCCGACGCCGAGTACGAGTGCCGGGTCGTAATCGACGGACAGGAGAGCCTCGCTACGTTCTCGACCGCCGGAGGCCAGAGCATCCCCGACGGCGACATGGAGAACGGTTCGCTGAGCTGCTTCACGATCAACAACCAGAACACCTCCTTCTGGGGCAGCGGCAACAACAACAACACATCAAGCCTCTGCACGCAAGGCGCCATCGACGGGAACCATTACGCCAACATGCAATCCACCTATTACATTGCAGCCATGGCGGCAGGGAATCTCTTCGCCGGGACCTTCCGGATGAGCGGCACGACAGGTACCGTAGGTTTCGGGCAACCCTACAGTTACACGGCCCGTCCCCGAGCCCTGCGTCTGAATTACCATGCCCAGGTAGGCATCGTCAACAACAACGGAGGAAACGGTCCCCTGGCCATCGACGGACAGGACCGTGCCCGGATCTACGTGGCGATCGTCGATTGGAGCGCCCGGCATGAGGTCTCCTCGACCTTCAACATCCTGGGATCCTGCACGAACAGCGGAACCTGGGATCCCACAAACGGCGCCGAGACCGTAAGCGAAGGCCGCATCCTCGGTTACGGATCCCTGTGGATCGAACAAAGCACCGAAGGGAATGCTCTGGTCTCCAGCCAGGATGCCCTCAGGATCTACTGGTATGACAAGGAGGCCCCCGCTCCGGGCGGGAACTACACGCTGGTGATCTCCTGCGCGGCAAACGCCTACGGAGACTATTTCAACGGATGCGACAAAAACCACCTGTGGGTCGACGATTTCCAATGGGTTTATTAA
- a CDS encoding PCMD domain-containing protein — MKRLISYLLAGAMFAGTSCISNDIPYPTVEVAINSLSGEGFTVAGIDLATRTVTLSLEEATDIQQVRIDEVTYAVTPHNTNIDHQLFMDNIRPSRPLTGTFDLRMPIYVTLHLYQDYEWQIVAQQEITRSFRVEGQVGASEFALQTRIATAYVAKDAARSRVTITELKLGPASTDAVTTTYSPTLEELSTLDYSSPEADDPTAGTPHFVDVTCHGRTERWVLYVLPTDKTVQTEAVDAWSGVVWLRGSGVSGQPMGFRYRVGEEGEWAEVPGVKIEGGTFSAAFAAEPLTTYQFKSYCGDDESDPTTVTTERVEQLPNSGLEEWSQPAKPWLPFLSDLTGKPISPFWGTGNNGSTALSEKDNVTTPDESTVRPGSTGTKSAKLASRKVLIKLAAGNLFAGEFAATRGTDGIVNFGRPFTLRPTALRVWMKYNSGKIDFVGSNMPAGETIQTGDPDNAAIYIALGTWTKEKYGMGKNGTGDDQNGGKPFGTDACPVSIDTRDVKTFFNPQGEDVIGYGARFFSESVADWTQITIPIDYRSTNEVPTHIMVVCSASRWGDYFTGSSESTLWVDDFELIYTPVESLE; from the coding sequence ATGAAACGACTCATCAGTTATCTGCTCGCCGGAGCGATGTTCGCCGGTACGTCGTGCATCTCCAACGATATTCCCTATCCGACGGTCGAGGTGGCCATCAACAGCCTCTCGGGGGAAGGTTTCACGGTCGCGGGCATCGATCTGGCAACCCGCACGGTGACCCTCTCGCTCGAGGAGGCCACCGACATCCAGCAGGTCCGCATCGACGAGGTGACCTACGCCGTCACCCCCCACAACACCAACATCGACCATCAGCTCTTCATGGACAACATCCGCCCGTCGCGCCCGCTCACGGGGACGTTCGATCTGCGCATGCCGATCTACGTCACCCTGCACCTCTATCAGGACTATGAGTGGCAGATCGTCGCCCAGCAGGAGATCACGCGAAGCTTCCGCGTCGAGGGGCAGGTCGGAGCCTCGGAGTTCGCCCTTCAGACCCGCATCGCCACGGCCTACGTCGCCAAGGATGCCGCCCGCAGCCGCGTGACCATCACCGAACTCAAGCTCGGTCCCGCCTCGACCGACGCCGTCACCACGACCTACTCCCCCACCCTGGAGGAGCTCTCCACGCTGGACTACAGCTCGCCCGAGGCCGACGATCCGACGGCCGGGACACCCCACTTCGTCGACGTCACCTGCCACGGCCGCACGGAACGCTGGGTGCTCTACGTACTGCCGACCGACAAGACGGTGCAGACCGAAGCCGTCGATGCCTGGTCGGGTGTCGTATGGCTGCGCGGTTCGGGCGTCTCGGGACAGCCGATGGGCTTCCGCTACCGCGTCGGTGAGGAGGGCGAATGGGCCGAAGTCCCCGGCGTGAAGATCGAGGGCGGAACCTTCTCGGCCGCCTTCGCCGCCGAACCGCTGACGACCTATCAGTTCAAGTCCTACTGCGGCGACGACGAGAGCGACCCCACGACCGTCACCACCGAACGGGTCGAACAACTCCCCAACAGCGGTCTGGAGGAGTGGTCTCAGCCCGCCAAACCGTGGCTGCCGTTCCTCTCCGACCTGACCGGCAAACCGATCTCTCCCTTCTGGGGCACGGGCAACAACGGCTCGACCGCCCTGAGCGAAAAGGACAACGTCACCACCCCCGACGAGAGCACCGTACGGCCCGGATCCACGGGCACGAAATCGGCCAAACTTGCCAGCAGAAAGGTCCTCATCAAACTGGCCGCCGGCAACCTCTTCGCAGGAGAATTTGCCGCCACCAGAGGTACGGACGGCATTGTCAACTTCGGCCGGCCCTTCACGCTGCGCCCCACGGCCCTGCGCGTATGGATGAAATACAACAGTGGAAAGATCGACTTCGTGGGTTCGAACATGCCTGCCGGCGAGACGATCCAGACGGGCGATCCCGACAATGCCGCCATCTACATCGCCCTCGGAACCTGGACCAAGGAGAAATACGGCATGGGCAAGAACGGGACCGGCGACGATCAGAACGGCGGCAAACCCTTCGGAACGGACGCCTGCCCGGTGAGCATCGACACCCGCGACGTGAAGACCTTCTTCAACCCGCAGGGCGAGGATGTGATCGGCTACGGGGCACGATTCTTCTCCGAGAGTGTCGCCGACTGGACACAGATCACCATCCCGATCGACTATCGGTCGACCAACGAGGTCCCGACGCACATCATGGTCGTCTGCTCGGCTTCGCGCTGGGGCGATTACTTCACCGGCAGCAGCGAAAGCACCCTCTGGGTCGACGACTTCGAACTGATCTACACCCCCGTCGAGAGCCTCGAGTAA
- the pssA gene encoding CDP-diacylglycerol--serine O-phosphatidyltransferase yields the protein MKIRLFTIPNLLTLANLLCGAVATVSALAWGSLTLAFALIVLAAVFDFFDGFVARLLHQDSPIGLQLDSLADDISFGLAPAAVMYALYGAMPGYWLPDGAVALVIFLYAAFGALRLARFNIDDTQRSEFLGLPIPAAAMLCASLGLLVERYGMVFSRESLVLVALGAAWLMVSDLRMFALKFHGFGWAGNELRYTFLAVSAVLLVALGGRAIPLIVVIYVLISAVKHFASPATDCRKEK from the coding sequence ATGAAGATCAGACTGTTCACGATACCCAATCTGCTCACGCTGGCCAACCTGCTCTGCGGTGCTGTGGCGACCGTTTCGGCCCTGGCATGGGGCTCTCTGACGCTGGCCTTTGCACTCATCGTGCTGGCCGCCGTATTCGACTTTTTCGACGGCTTCGTCGCACGATTGCTGCATCAGGATTCGCCCATTGGGCTGCAGCTCGATTCCCTGGCCGACGACATCTCCTTCGGACTGGCTCCCGCGGCGGTGATGTACGCCCTCTATGGCGCAATGCCCGGATACTGGCTGCCCGACGGTGCCGTGGCGCTGGTGATCTTCCTCTACGCCGCCTTCGGGGCGCTGCGCCTGGCACGCTTCAATATCGACGATACGCAGCGTTCGGAGTTCCTCGGACTGCCGATCCCGGCCGCCGCGATGCTCTGCGCTTCGCTTGGGTTGCTGGTCGAGCGCTACGGCATGGTCTTTTCGCGCGAGAGCCTCGTGCTGGTGGCACTCGGTGCCGCCTGGCTGATGGTCTCCGACCTGCGGATGTTCGCCCTGAAGTTCCACGGCTTCGGCTGGGCCGGGAACGAACTGCGTTATACGTTCCTGGCCGTGAGCGCCGTACTGCTCGTCGCGCTGGGCGGGCGGGCCATTCCGCTCATCGTCGTGATCTACGTCCTGATCTCGGCCGTGAAACACTTCGCGAGCCCCGCAACGGACTGTAGGAAAGAGAAATAG
- a CDS encoding nucleoside triphosphate pyrophosphohydrolase family protein, with the protein MTLNEYQQHALETAIYPEESRIVYPTLGLTGEAGEVADKVKKVIRDSNREFSPEKRLEIVKEIGDVLWYCATLSHDLGYDLDEVARMNVEKLRSRMERHRISGSGDNR; encoded by the coding sequence ATGACACTGAACGAATACCAGCAACATGCCCTCGAAACGGCCATCTACCCCGAAGAGAGCCGTATCGTCTACCCCACGCTCGGGCTGACGGGCGAAGCCGGCGAAGTGGCCGACAAGGTCAAGAAGGTAATCCGCGACTCGAACCGGGAGTTCTCCCCCGAGAAGCGCCTCGAAATCGTCAAGGAGATCGGCGACGTGCTGTGGTACTGCGCCACGTTGTCGCACGACCTGGGCTACGACCTCGACGAAGTGGCCCGCATGAATGTCGAGAAGCTCCGCTCGCGCATGGAGCGCCACCGCATCTCGGGCAGCGGCGACAACCGATAA
- a CDS encoding mannose-1-phosphate guanylyltransferase has translation MASNKYCVIMAGGIGTRFWPKSRQSMPKQFLDILGTGKSFIRHTYERFAKIVPPENFLVVTNDKYKHLVLEHIPEIDERQVLCEPVGRNTAPCIAYAAYTLMKLNPEAEMIVTPSDHLIFNEDDFRAIIQECITFASEHDALMTVGIKPTRPDTGYGYIQVSDSKPISKVKCFTEKPNLELAQTFVQCGEFFWNSGIFIWKVRSIIEAFEKYLPEHHALFSSVMQAVGTPDERRVVEIAFSECRAISIDYGIMEKADNVYVRCGEFGWSDVGTWGSVYQHSRKDRYANAVPEEGCYLYDTRSSIVSLPKGKIAVISGLKEYIVVDTDDVLMICPRSEEQNIKKFIDEVKFHNGDKHI, from the coding sequence ATGGCAAGCAATAAATATTGTGTCATCATGGCGGGAGGTATCGGAACCCGTTTCTGGCCCAAAAGCCGCCAGTCGATGCCCAAACAGTTCCTCGACATCCTCGGAACAGGCAAGTCCTTCATCCGCCACACCTACGAACGCTTTGCAAAAATCGTCCCGCCGGAGAACTTCCTCGTGGTGACCAACGACAAATACAAACACCTCGTGCTGGAGCACATCCCCGAGATCGACGAGCGGCAGGTGCTCTGCGAACCCGTCGGGCGCAATACGGCCCCCTGCATCGCCTATGCCGCCTATACGCTCATGAAGCTCAACCCCGAGGCCGAGATGATCGTCACCCCGTCGGACCACCTGATCTTCAACGAGGACGACTTCCGCGCCATCATTCAGGAGTGTATCACCTTCGCCTCGGAGCACGACGCCCTGATGACCGTCGGCATCAAGCCCACCCGCCCCGATACGGGCTACGGGTACATTCAGGTCTCGGACTCGAAGCCCATCAGCAAGGTGAAGTGCTTCACCGAAAAACCCAACCTCGAACTGGCCCAGACCTTCGTCCAGTGCGGCGAGTTCTTCTGGAACTCGGGCATCTTCATCTGGAAAGTGCGCTCGATCATCGAAGCCTTCGAGAAGTACCTCCCCGAACACCACGCCCTCTTCAGCAGCGTGATGCAGGCCGTCGGCACGCCCGACGAACGGCGCGTCGTGGAGATCGCCTTCTCGGAGTGCCGCGCCATCTCGATCGACTACGGCATCATGGAGAAGGCCGACAACGTCTACGTACGCTGCGGCGAGTTCGGCTGGAGCGACGTCGGCACCTGGGGCTCCGTCTACCAGCACTCGCGCAAGGACCGCTATGCCAATGCCGTCCCCGAGGAGGGGTGCTACCTCTACGACACGCGCTCGTCGATCGTCTCGCTGCCCAAGGGGAAGATCGCCGTCATCAGCGGCCTGAAGGAGTACATCGTCGTCGACACGGACGACGTACTGATGATCTGCCCCCGCTCCGAGGAGCAGAATATCAAGAAATTCATCGACGAAGTGAAGTTCCACAATGGTGACAAGCATATCTGA